AAATTGACAGGCAAGTTGAGACACCTACTTGTTCTGATTAGATGTTccacattttccatttacagAGCCTGGAGTGCCAGAcagaccaattttttttttttttttaatctgggaAGATACTCTGACAGCAATTAGAAGCTACTAGAAGGTGAGGCGAAATTCACcagatattacaaaaatattttatcactttAACTGCCTTTAaagcttttcttttctaaagGAAATGGACAGGCAAATAGAGGTACAGACAGAGAAAGTAAACTGACAAGTGGTGACTTATATGCAGTAAGAACAAGCTTTGataagagaaacaaagaaaacaaagtgactgtaaatacaaaacatttattcagaACACAAACCAGTCAAAGTGACACAATCAGTACTACTGTCACACACCATGTCTCTCactgagagcagtgtgtgtgtgtgtgtgtgtgtgtgtgtgtgtgtgtgtgtgtgtgtgtgtgtgtgagaatgtgcgCGCTTCAGAGTATACAAGTTATTTGCCGGTGATCAGTGGATTCCTCAGCACCACGATGACCGAGTCTCCTCTCAGGAACATCTTGGAGATGTAACGGTCTTTATTCACTGGTTTGGACTTCTTCTTTCCCTTTCCGCTCTTAGGCACCTCAGTCCACATCTCCTTTacgttctccaggaccatgttACAGTgtctgcacatacacacaaacacacacacagtgagactgGACAAGGAGCACAACATCCTGTAGAGATCACTGAGCTGCACTCTTCCATCACCacacagacagatgtacagactgGCTCAGACAGTTCAATACACAGAATAGAAACAGTTTATCAATATGGGAAGAAAAATTGCACATAGACACAACAATGTAGACAGACAGTTTGAGACGGACAAATTTATAGAAAGATGGATGTACACTCAGACAACACAGACAGAGGGATGGACAGACTGAGTAATGGATGAAGAGACAGGGACAGTATATTGGTTCTATATGCGAGCTGTAGGATAGAGATGTGTATCAGGCCTGGGAACCCAACAGAGAAGTCACAGGCATACACATTTGTTTACTTGTGACAAACAAATCCCACGTTCATTAAACTGCATGCTCCCATGTTAAAGTATCAGTGTTACaggcaaatcaccttgctagtcTATTTACACAATCGATAATCGATTTATTTAACCACTCATTTCAATCTTTGCCCTTTTAATGCAATGCATCAATTCCAATTGTCCAATCATTACTCCCCTAATAATTTCACTTATTCACAATACCTTCGGTTTCAGGGACTGTTCTCTAAGTAACGTGTCACATGATATATCTAAAGATTGGAAAGTATAGAAAATTCTCTCAAACATTCTCTGGCAGGAACCaaaaaagactgataaatgttttacagtaagAAAACGTGTGTCCTGAATTCCACCAATATTGTGTCCACACCCTGGCGACTCTATCCTACGTGCCCCGATCATGTCCAACCTCCTTACACCCGTTAAAACGTGTGGTCTACAGGTGAACGGCTCCCCAACACCAAAAGAGACCAGACAATTCATCGGCATGAAGCTAGACCCGCGTCACCCTAATATGTGGCAAATAATGCACCCAAAAAGTCGAATTTAGGCAAGTTGCTATGAGTCATAAGATATCCTGTTAAGGATGCTAGGATGGCTGACTGCAGCTATTGCAGTAGTTCCTTTGGGTCTCCTGGAAGTGAAGGATTCAGAAGTGGGTTATCAGTCTGTGCATAGCCCCCAAATGCCTCAGCGATGCCCTTATCTCAGTGAGAGGGGCACCAGCTCTAGCTTAGTGCAGACATAAAGCTCTTCTCAAAAATGGGGTCCTCTTGATGGCCCACTGGAGAGAGATGATCACCACAGAAGCCTCCCTCACTGGCTGGGGGTCAGTGTGGCATCAGGAGCATGTGGATCAAGCAGCTGGAACTGAAGATGGTCCATCGAGCCCTCAAGCACCTCTTATCTGTTCTGAGATATTGCCATACATTGGTCTGTTTGGACAATTCATCAACCACCAGGGTGGCATAAAGGGGAAACGGTTATACATCTCAAATATATCTCAAACTTGTTCACCACCCCGAGTCTTGAGTTTCGGTTGCAATGTTGAAGTAGATATTTCTTTGAAGAAGAGGTTACACGTGAATTtcactggggtataaatatgaggacACAGAGGTCAAATCCCCTTAGTCATTCATCAACATGGGGAAAATTAGACTACATCAGATTACACAAATTTGTTGCCCTTCATAAATCATGCTATGGCTATGAAAAATAGCTACATGCCCAAAAATCTCCATATGCACTGTTAGGCCAATAATTAAGTTTAAAACAAGCTGAGCTGTAATGAACATGCCTCATTTTTAATAGTCAGTTGAAGGAGTCCAACTGCAGGTTGAGTTAGAAAGATCTGAGAGATCTGGGgtaaaagagagggagagagatgacCCTTCACACTAGCAACTGATAATCCACTCATGTCACTTGTTTGTCTCTTGTGAGAAAATGTATTCGATTAAATGCACTAATTTTTGTCTGATTTGCTACGTGCCAGGCTTCGTACTAGTTTAGTCGAAAATTTGGCAAAGCAAGCCAACTGTACTAAGTACACAAACTCACCAAAggcaccaacaatctctgctacttccttacgagctttacttttctttgtaatgtctcttTACACACTGAAGGAGAGGTTGTACAtggcaggataagatgaaaccactgttataattttcttttctcagtctttgatcattaaacagtaaatgggaactaactgcaggtaaGAACTTGcctaatttaaaaacatcagaCCACATGTGCCATCGGATTGGGCCGAGGAATCATTTAAGCCAGCTGTTTGAATGTTTTGCTTTATGTCGACATGCGtagttgagaaaatctcaaatcATATGTCACTTGTCATGCAATTGCTTTGAAGCTTGCTGCTGTCCCTGAAATCATGACTCtgtcgcacacacacagaaaattcTCTTGTCACATTCTAATGTGATCGTAAGGTAGGAAGCAGGTTATTTCCGTCATATATGATGCCGTCATATAAACCATACCTGaaatatttgcaaaaataaataaacaaacatacatatGTACAGATGAGAACAAGAGACCCCCTACAGCGACACTCTCTCCACACTGGCAGTGAGTGCACGCTTCAGTGCTGTATTCAGTAGCGTAAGATCATGAAGGCCCTCATTACCTGTCGAAGGCTTTGACTCGACCCAGCAGCTTCTTGTTGTTGCGGCAGTTGATCAGCACCTGCGTGTTGTTCTTGACGGACTGCGTGAGGACAGACAGCGGCCCGGTGTtaaactcctcctcctcacgCTTCTGCAGCTCCTCAGGGGTCATCTCCGACTTTGGCTTATTCAAAAGACTCCtacaccacaacaacaacaaaacgaattaaaactaacacacacacgtatacatacACAAGCTCATCAAgggtcaagtggctttattgtcatatcaaccatatacagctggtacagtagaCAATGATACTAAACAACGCTCCTCCAAGACCATGGTGCTACACAAAACTAAATAAGACTACACAAAGTGCATGTGTGCAAACAGTGCAAGACAGTACAACTATTCctaaacaggacaataggcacagtaagggATACTGTGTACCAGGACACAGTTCTTGTGTGGAATAAGGTGCAAAGagatattacagtataataatgtaataataatgtaaatgcaAACATAATATACTAATGTTATTTCATTGTCGGCTTGTGGTTCATGGGAATAAAGATGAATAATTACTGTGCTCAAATGAGAACTCTGATTTCTATTAGACCTTTACACCATGCAGAGGTCTCCGAAttaaaaactactaaaacagAGGCAAGAATCAAAAGATGAAACCTGGTAAGAAACTGATTTTTGACTAATATCATATACTTTTATTTCAAAGATGGTTAGAGGTTTAAACACTGACAGAAGGTAAATGGTGTGGATATTACTAGTGATTAGAAATAtctagagagagtgagagaccgATAgcaaaagatagagagagaaagagggagagagatagagtgagagagcaagATAGATACATAGGTAGATAGAGATATAGAGACACAGATGGGGAGAGCGAGACAGATAGATCaaaagatagagagataaatagatagacagagacaaagagggagaaaaatatatagagagagaaatagagagagatagagagcgagagagtacgagatagatggagagatacagagagacggggagagcgagataaatagaaagagagagaaagagagcgagatggatggacagagagagagacagagagaaagagactacTTATTGATATTTGAGCGGCAACGACGTTCATGCAGTTTgcaggaatgaatgaattactCATGATTTATGGATGATGTTATCCAACAAATATCTAGCAATTCAACAGTAAACCATAAAGAATACGCCTCTACTAATTATTCACTAAAATGATCTGATTAGCATTACTTAATCATTTAACAATGCCTAGCTAGCGGTGTTGCTACACACAGCCTACACAGCTACCTTAGCCTTAGTGTGTAAGCCACCGCTGTAATTAAAACAAACTCTCCCAGAAAAACTTGTCGCACTGTAACTGTGGGAAAGAGGCAGATAAacttacattttgttttatccTCTGTTACAACTCTGACAGATAAAACAGGTAGCAGGTCTGCTAACACGCTGACTGAACGTCGCT
The genomic region above belongs to Pangasianodon hypophthalmus isolate fPanHyp1 chromosome 6, fPanHyp1.pri, whole genome shotgun sequence and contains:
- the snrpd2 gene encoding small nuclear ribonucleoprotein Sm D2 — translated: MSLLNKPKSEMTPEELQKREEEEFNTGPLSVLTQSVKNNTQVLINCRNNKKLLGRVKAFDRHCNMVLENVKEMWTEVPKSGKGKKKSKPVNKDRYISKMFLRGDSVIVVLRNPLITGK